The Salarias fasciatus unplaced genomic scaffold, fSalaFa1.1, whole genome shotgun sequence genome contains a region encoding:
- the donson gene encoding protein downstream neighbor of son homolog isoform X1: MPQQAGYSPSFKRPAEVLRMRRRRSGLGGSSRPTESSGLNGSSTACPRPFSPGPLSFQRNPPTRRGAKRRNPFANLGSPRSPKKNRVAEADGARDEESSLRDCLQLLDSNEGSLEQGPGPQDLHEGSLEQGPGPQDLHEGSLEQGPGPQDLHEGPLEQGPGPQDLHDWSLEADHQDPGPQENIHGTNPGCDAASSRSEYPADWSLKTRLLFTSPHSLSWAEQPRAQEEALGLHQHCRARFSPLPRSLSDPRSCSELRAAFQQALVYWQHPSLPWLSMFPRINAEKSFGGQNRPWAQDGAVQQSLRREWSLSLSSLYSLLKSRLCPYFYLCSYQFTVLFRAAGLGGSSSITALISPTTRGLREAMKAEGIEFSVPLVEERSKRRREREEQEDRLQEGADLQSSDGEDEDGSFDWLKEMGVQDKIKTPEGLLMQLQKENRAVSLDHKPESVALVDGHHTFTLINFLINSKSLVAAAGSQAGLPPTLLSPVAFRGASMHLLKSRCVNVKSQVEFSYQNISSLEITGPVLPSSLHTITKLLQRSQKGEFWSVLSTHRPTAVLNTAGTQLQGGPAPRPEDLSSCGLHPDSVQQLLQPSSLGKTALTHIKMSQNRYSWKN; encoded by the exons ATGCCTCAACAGGCTGGATACTCCCCGAGCTTCAAGCGACCTGCTGAAGTCCTCCGAATGAGGAGGAGACGATCCGGACTTGGAGGTTCCTCCAGACCCACAGAAAGCTCCGGACTAAACGGGTCTTCCACGGCCTGCCCACGCCCGTTCTCCCCGGGGCCACTTTCTTTCCAGAGAAACCCCCCCACGAGAAGGGGGGCGAAACGAAGGAACCCGTTCGCGAATCTGGGAAGTCCACGTAGTCCTAAGAAGAACCGTGTGGCCGAAGCAGATGGCGCGAGAGACGAGGAGTCCTCGCTCAGAGACTGTCTGCAGCTTCTGGATTCCAATGAGGGGTCCCTGGAGCAGGGACCTGGACCTCAGGACCTCCATGAGGGGTCCCTGGAGCAGGGACCTGGACCTCAGGACCTCCATGAGGGGTCCCTGGAGCAGGGACCTGGACCTCAGGACCTCCATGAGGGGCCCCTGGAGCAGGGACCTGGACCTCAGGACCTCCATGACTGGTCCCTGGAGGCAGACCACCAGGACCCGGGACCTCAGGAGAACATCCACGGCACG AACCCTGGCTGTGATGCTGCCTCCTCCCGAAGCGAGTACCCGGCGGACTGGAGCTTGAAGACCCGCCTCCTGTTCACCTCGCCCCACTCGCTGTCGTGGGCCGAGCAGCCCCGGGCCCAGGAGGAGGCCCTGGGTCTGCACCAGCACTGCAGGGCTCGGTTCAGCCCTCTGCCTCGCAGCCTCTCG GATCCCCGGTCCTGTTCGGAGCTGCGCGCCGCCTTCCAGCAGGCGCTGGTGTACTGGCAGCACCCGTCCCTGCCCTGGCTCTCCATGTTCCCCCGGATCAATGCCGAGAAGAGCTTCGGCGGGCAGAACCGGCCCTGGGCTCAGGACGGCGCCGTGCAGCAGAGTCTGAGGAGGGAGTG gtcgcTCAGCCTGTCCTCCCTCTACAGCCTGCTCAAGTCCAGACTCTGTCCATACTTCTACCTTTGCTCCTACCAG TTCACAGTGTTATTCAGGGCTGCAGGTCTTGGAGGGTCCAGCAGTATCACGGCCTTAATCTCTCCAACAACCAGAGGCCTGCGAGAGGCCATGAAGGCTGAAG GCATCGAGTTCAGCGTTCCTTTAGTTGAGGAGCGGAGCAAGAGGAGGCGAGAGCGTGAAGAACAGGAGGACAG GTTGCAGGAAGGTGCAGATCTCCAGAGCAGTGATGGAGAAGATGAGGACGGCAGCTTTGACTGGCTGAAGGAGATGGGAGTGCAGGACAAGATCAAGACGCCTGAAGGCCTCCTGATGCAGCT GCAGAAGGAGAACCGTGCCGTGTCCCTGGACCACAAGCCCGAGTCTGTGGCGCTGGTGGACGGACATCACACCTTCACCCTCATCAACTTCCTCATCAACTCCAAGAGcctggtggcggcggcggggtcCCAGGCCGGGCTGCCCCCCACCCTTCTGTCCCCGGTGGCCTTCAGAGGAGCCAGCATGCACCTGCTGAAG aGCCGCTGTGTGAACGTCAAGAGCCAGGTGGAATTCAGCTACCAGAACATCAGCAGTCTGGAGATCACAG GACCGGTCCTGCCCTCCTCTCTTCATACGATCACGAAGCTTCTCCAGCGTTCCCAGAAAGGGGAGTTCTGGTCGGTTCTGTCCACCCACAGACCCACTGCTGTTCTGAACACAGCCGGCACCCAGCTGCAGGGGGGACCAGCGCCCAGACCTGAGGACCTGTCCTCCTGTGGACTCCATCCTGACagtgtccagcagctcctgcagccctCCAGCCTGGGGAAGACGGCCCTGACACACATCAAGATGAGTCAGAACCGCTACAGCTGGAAGAACTGA
- the donson gene encoding protein downstream neighbor of son homolog isoform X2: MPQQAGYSPSFKRPAEVLRMRRRRSGLGGSSRPTESSGLNGSSTACPRPFSPGPLSFQRNPPTRRGAKRRNPFANLGSPRSPKKNRVAEADGARDEESSLRDCLQLLDSNEGSLEQGPGPQDLHEGSLEQGPGPQDLHEGSLEQGPGPQDLHEGPLEQGPGPQDLHDWSLEADHQDPGPQENIHGTNPGCDAASSRSEYPADWSLKTRLLFTSPHSLSWAEQPRAQEEALGLHQHCRARFSPLPRSLSDPRSCSELRAAFQQALVYWQHPSLPWLSMFPRINAEKSFGGQNRPWAQDGAVQQSLRREWSLSLSSLYSLLKSRLCPYFYLCSYQFTVLFRAAGLGGSSSITALISPTTRGLREAMKAEGIEFSVPLVEERSKRRREREEQEDRQKENRAVSLDHKPESVALVDGHHTFTLINFLINSKSLVAAAGSQAGLPPTLLSPVAFRGASMHLLKSRCVNVKSQVEFSYQNISSLEITGPVLPSSLHTITKLLQRSQKGEFWSVLSTHRPTAVLNTAGTQLQGGPAPRPEDLSSCGLHPDSVQQLLQPSSLGKTALTHIKMSQNRYSWKN; encoded by the exons ATGCCTCAACAGGCTGGATACTCCCCGAGCTTCAAGCGACCTGCTGAAGTCCTCCGAATGAGGAGGAGACGATCCGGACTTGGAGGTTCCTCCAGACCCACAGAAAGCTCCGGACTAAACGGGTCTTCCACGGCCTGCCCACGCCCGTTCTCCCCGGGGCCACTTTCTTTCCAGAGAAACCCCCCCACGAGAAGGGGGGCGAAACGAAGGAACCCGTTCGCGAATCTGGGAAGTCCACGTAGTCCTAAGAAGAACCGTGTGGCCGAAGCAGATGGCGCGAGAGACGAGGAGTCCTCGCTCAGAGACTGTCTGCAGCTTCTGGATTCCAATGAGGGGTCCCTGGAGCAGGGACCTGGACCTCAGGACCTCCATGAGGGGTCCCTGGAGCAGGGACCTGGACCTCAGGACCTCCATGAGGGGTCCCTGGAGCAGGGACCTGGACCTCAGGACCTCCATGAGGGGCCCCTGGAGCAGGGACCTGGACCTCAGGACCTCCATGACTGGTCCCTGGAGGCAGACCACCAGGACCCGGGACCTCAGGAGAACATCCACGGCACG AACCCTGGCTGTGATGCTGCCTCCTCCCGAAGCGAGTACCCGGCGGACTGGAGCTTGAAGACCCGCCTCCTGTTCACCTCGCCCCACTCGCTGTCGTGGGCCGAGCAGCCCCGGGCCCAGGAGGAGGCCCTGGGTCTGCACCAGCACTGCAGGGCTCGGTTCAGCCCTCTGCCTCGCAGCCTCTCG GATCCCCGGTCCTGTTCGGAGCTGCGCGCCGCCTTCCAGCAGGCGCTGGTGTACTGGCAGCACCCGTCCCTGCCCTGGCTCTCCATGTTCCCCCGGATCAATGCCGAGAAGAGCTTCGGCGGGCAGAACCGGCCCTGGGCTCAGGACGGCGCCGTGCAGCAGAGTCTGAGGAGGGAGTG gtcgcTCAGCCTGTCCTCCCTCTACAGCCTGCTCAAGTCCAGACTCTGTCCATACTTCTACCTTTGCTCCTACCAG TTCACAGTGTTATTCAGGGCTGCAGGTCTTGGAGGGTCCAGCAGTATCACGGCCTTAATCTCTCCAACAACCAGAGGCCTGCGAGAGGCCATGAAGGCTGAAG GCATCGAGTTCAGCGTTCCTTTAGTTGAGGAGCGGAGCAAGAGGAGGCGAGAGCGTGAAGAACAGGAGGACAG GCAGAAGGAGAACCGTGCCGTGTCCCTGGACCACAAGCCCGAGTCTGTGGCGCTGGTGGACGGACATCACACCTTCACCCTCATCAACTTCCTCATCAACTCCAAGAGcctggtggcggcggcggggtcCCAGGCCGGGCTGCCCCCCACCCTTCTGTCCCCGGTGGCCTTCAGAGGAGCCAGCATGCACCTGCTGAAG aGCCGCTGTGTGAACGTCAAGAGCCAGGTGGAATTCAGCTACCAGAACATCAGCAGTCTGGAGATCACAG GACCGGTCCTGCCCTCCTCTCTTCATACGATCACGAAGCTTCTCCAGCGTTCCCAGAAAGGGGAGTTCTGGTCGGTTCTGTCCACCCACAGACCCACTGCTGTTCTGAACACAGCCGGCACCCAGCTGCAGGGGGGACCAGCGCCCAGACCTGAGGACCTGTCCTCCTGTGGACTCCATCCTGACagtgtccagcagctcctgcagccctCCAGCCTGGGGAAGACGGCCCTGACACACATCAAGATGAGTCAGAACCGCTACAGCTGGAAGAACTGA